In Streptomyces sclerotialus, one genomic interval encodes:
- a CDS encoding amino acid permease, whose protein sequence is MHDAPTASGTGPTGGADSGEPLSGGLKQRHLTMLGLGGVIGAGLFVGSGAGIKVAGPGIALSYLIAGALAMLIMRMLGEMSSAMPASGAFSVHAERALGRWAGFSVGWLYWFMLVVVLAVEATGAAQIANGWVPAVPQWGWVLIFMLFFTGANLAAVRNFGEFEFWFATLKVGAIVLFLVLGLLAIFGVLPASGGYDGNPVGLAHLTGDGGFLPNGWSGVVSGVLAVVFAFGGLEVVTIAAAESDDPARAVGRAVRSAVWRILFFYVGSMLVIVALLPWSSIEPGKSPYVAVLDRLGVPGAGQIMNVVVFVALLSALNANLYGSSRMVFSLAERGEAPRGLLKVSGGGVPRRAVLASVAFGFVSVLLNLKWPDSVFLYLLNAVGAVLLFVWGLIAVSQLRLRRRLEREAPEKLTLRMLGFPWLTWVALAGMAAVIVLMLTDATARPQLLWSAGATVLVLLIAGAREVRDRRRKVS, encoded by the coding sequence ATGCACGACGCACCGACCGCTTCCGGCACCGGCCCGACCGGTGGCGCGGACAGCGGCGAACCCCTGTCCGGCGGACTGAAGCAGCGCCACCTGACGATGCTGGGCCTGGGGGGCGTGATCGGCGCCGGCCTGTTCGTGGGGTCCGGGGCCGGCATCAAGGTGGCGGGTCCCGGCATCGCACTGTCGTATCTCATCGCGGGCGCGCTGGCGATGCTGATCATGCGGATGCTGGGCGAGATGTCCTCGGCGATGCCCGCCTCGGGCGCGTTCTCGGTGCACGCGGAGCGGGCGCTGGGCCGCTGGGCGGGGTTCAGCGTGGGCTGGCTGTACTGGTTCATGCTCGTGGTCGTGCTGGCCGTCGAGGCGACCGGCGCGGCGCAGATCGCCAACGGCTGGGTGCCGGCGGTCCCGCAGTGGGGCTGGGTGCTGATCTTCATGCTCTTCTTCACGGGCGCCAACCTCGCCGCCGTCCGCAACTTCGGTGAGTTCGAGTTCTGGTTCGCCACGCTCAAGGTCGGCGCCATCGTGCTCTTCCTCGTCCTGGGGCTGCTGGCGATCTTCGGGGTGCTGCCGGCCTCCGGCGGGTACGACGGGAATCCGGTGGGCCTGGCGCACCTCACCGGCGACGGCGGCTTCCTGCCCAACGGCTGGTCCGGGGTGGTCTCGGGAGTCCTGGCCGTGGTGTTCGCGTTCGGCGGCCTGGAGGTCGTGACGATCGCGGCGGCCGAGTCCGACGACCCGGCGCGTGCGGTGGGCCGGGCGGTGCGCAGCGCGGTCTGGCGGATCCTCTTCTTCTACGTCGGGTCGATGCTGGTCATCGTCGCCCTGCTGCCCTGGTCCTCGATCGAGCCGGGCAAGAGCCCGTACGTGGCGGTGCTGGACCGGCTGGGGGTGCCGGGCGCCGGCCAGATCATGAACGTGGTGGTCTTCGTGGCGCTGCTGTCCGCGCTGAACGCCAATCTCTACGGATCGTCGCGGATGGTGTTCTCGCTGGCCGAGCGGGGTGAGGCGCCGCGCGGGCTGCTGAAGGTCTCGGGCGGCGGGGTGCCGCGGCGGGCCGTACTGGCCTCGGTCGCCTTCGGCTTCGTCTCGGTCCTGCTGAATCTCAAGTGGCCGGATTCGGTCTTCCTGTATCTGCTCAACGCCGTCGGCGCGGTACTGCTCTTCGTCTGGGGCCTGATCGCCGTCTCCCAGCTGCGGCTGCGCCGCCGGCTCGAACGTGAGGCGCCGGAGAAGCTCACGCTCCGTATGTTGGGCTTCCCGTGGCTGACCTGGGTGGCGCTGGCCGGTATGGCGGCCGTGATCGTGCTGATGCTGACCGATGCGACGGCCCGTCCGCAGCTGCTGTGGTCGGCCGGGGCGACCGTGCTGGTCCTGCTGATCGCGGGTGCGCGGGAGGTACGGGACCGGCGCCGGAAGGTGTCGTGA
- a CDS encoding amino acid permease has protein sequence MNRTPSSTAPEREPADQAAGAGPDGGTSLSNGLKQRHLSMIALGGVIGAGLFVGSGAGIAAAGPSIVIAYAISGCLVMLIMRMLGEMSAANPASGSFSVHAERSIGPWAGFTAGWMFTALLCVAVAAEALGAADIMVSWFPGTEPWMWVLLFMVIFCGTNLAAVGNFGEFEFWFAALKVAAIGIFLVLGLLAIFGLLPGTDAPGASHLTGDGGFLPKGVDGLMVGLLASVFAYGGLETVTIAAAESKDPVRGVARAVRTAMWRIALFYVGSMAIIVTVIPWSAPEIAKAGPYVAVLDYLKIPAAGQIMNVVILVALLSAMNANIYGSSRMAYSLTARGQGPRFLSKVSGGVPRLAVLLCSAFGFFTVVLSIVWPDTVFQWLLNMVGAAILVVWGFIAAAQLKMRRTLEREAPERLVVRMWAFPFLTWVALAGIAAVLLLMLRDEAQRIQLYFTGGFGLVLAAIGLVRQQMRARD, from the coding sequence ATGAATCGGACACCTTCGTCCACCGCGCCCGAGCGCGAGCCGGCCGACCAGGCCGCGGGCGCCGGACCGGACGGCGGCACCTCGCTGTCCAACGGGCTCAAGCAGCGCCATCTCTCGATGATCGCCCTGGGCGGCGTGATCGGCGCCGGGCTCTTCGTCGGTTCCGGCGCCGGCATCGCGGCCGCCGGCCCCTCCATCGTCATCGCATACGCCATATCCGGCTGCCTGGTCATGCTGATCATGCGCATGCTGGGCGAGATGTCCGCGGCCAACCCGGCCTCCGGCTCCTTCTCCGTGCACGCCGAGCGGTCGATCGGCCCCTGGGCCGGCTTCACCGCCGGCTGGATGTTCACCGCCCTGCTGTGCGTGGCCGTCGCCGCCGAGGCGCTGGGCGCGGCCGACATCATGGTGAGCTGGTTCCCCGGCACGGAGCCGTGGATGTGGGTCCTGCTCTTCATGGTGATCTTCTGCGGCACCAACCTCGCAGCGGTCGGCAACTTCGGTGAGTTCGAGTTCTGGTTCGCCGCCCTCAAGGTCGCCGCGATCGGCATCTTCCTGGTCCTCGGCCTGCTCGCCATCTTCGGCCTGCTGCCCGGCACGGACGCGCCCGGCGCCTCGCACCTCACCGGCGACGGCGGCTTCCTGCCCAAGGGCGTGGACGGCCTGATGGTCGGCCTGCTCGCCTCGGTCTTCGCGTACGGCGGTCTGGAGACGGTGACCATCGCGGCCGCCGAGTCCAAGGACCCGGTGCGCGGCGTCGCCCGCGCGGTGCGCACCGCGATGTGGCGCATCGCCCTCTTCTACGTCGGCTCGATGGCGATCATCGTCACGGTCATCCCGTGGAGCGCGCCGGAGATCGCCAAGGCCGGCCCGTACGTCGCGGTCCTCGACTACCTGAAGATCCCCGCGGCCGGCCAGATCATGAACGTGGTCATCCTGGTCGCCCTGCTCTCGGCGATGAACGCCAACATCTACGGCTCGTCCCGGATGGCGTACTCGCTCACGGCGCGCGGCCAGGGCCCGCGGTTCCTGAGCAAGGTGAGCGGCGGCGTGCCGCGCCTGGCGGTGCTGCTCTGCTCGGCCTTCGGCTTCTTCACCGTGGTGCTCAGCATCGTGTGGCCGGACACCGTCTTCCAGTGGCTGCTGAACATGGTCGGCGCGGCGATCCTCGTGGTCTGGGGCTTCATCGCGGCGGCCCAGCTGAAGATGCGCCGCACGCTGGAGCGGGAGGCGCCGGAGCGGCTGGTCGTGCGGATGTGGGCGTTCCCGTTCCTGACCTGGGTGGCGCTGGCCGGCATCGCGGCGGTGCTGCTGCTGATGCTGCGCGACGAGGCGCAGCGCATCCAGCTGTACTTCACGGGCGGCTTCGGGCTGGTGCTGGCCGCGATCGGGCTCGTACGGCAGCAGATGCGCGCCCGCGACTGA
- a CDS encoding biotin transporter BioY translates to MSIAAASIRPGAVLADLLPAVTAPRARVRDAALVLGGAALTGVAAQIAVPVPGSPVPVTGQTFAALLVGASLGAGRGFLSIALYAVAGVLGVPWFAGAQSGAGGASFGYVLGMLLAVAAVGALARRGGDRGVLRTAGTMLAGEALIYAVGVPFLALSTGMSLGEAVAAGLVPFLIGDALKAVLAMGALPAAWKLAGRRG, encoded by the coding sequence ATGAGCATTGCCGCCGCCTCCATCCGCCCGGGCGCCGTCCTCGCCGACCTGCTGCCCGCCGTCACCGCCCCGCGCGCCCGCGTCCGCGACGCCGCGCTGGTCCTCGGCGGCGCCGCGCTCACCGGCGTCGCCGCCCAGATCGCCGTCCCGGTCCCCGGCTCCCCGGTGCCCGTGACCGGCCAGACCTTCGCCGCGCTGCTCGTCGGCGCCTCGCTCGGGGCCGGCCGCGGCTTCCTCTCGATCGCGCTGTACGCCGTGGCCGGCGTGCTCGGCGTGCCGTGGTTCGCGGGCGCGCAGTCCGGTGCGGGCGGCGCCTCCTTCGGCTACGTGCTCGGCATGCTGCTGGCCGTGGCCGCCGTCGGCGCGCTGGCCCGGCGCGGCGGCGACCGCGGGGTGCTGCGCACCGCCGGCACGATGCTGGCCGGCGAGGCCCTGATCTACGCGGTCGGCGTGCCGTTCCTGGCGCTGTCCACCGGCATGTCGCTGGGCGAGGCCGTCGCGGCCGGCCTGGTGCCGTTCCTGATCGGCGACGCCCTCAAGGCCGTACTGGCCATGGGCGCGCTGCCGGCGGCCTGGAAGCTGGCGGGCCGGCGCGGCTGA